Part of the Woronichinia naegeliana WA131 genome, TAGTTTTTTTTCGTTGACGAATACTAAACTAGACTCTTTTTTTTTAGTTCACTAATCACTGTTGATGGACTAATCCTCAGCACACGGGCTGTATCCCTTATGCCACTACCATTCATTGCCATTTCGGCAATCTTTTCCTTTACTTC contains:
- a CDS encoding IS1-like element transposase — translated: MPEVKEKIAEMAMNGSGIRDTARVLRISPSTVISELKKKSLV